One Staphylococcus ratti DNA segment encodes these proteins:
- a CDS encoding DEAD/DEAH box helicase, producing the protein MGDLVKNTLSAWGLIETLQPGELSDLKGILSAHLFENNESQEKGREFENFYPIWENRAFVLKKESRNKGAIKFQMYRFCFNFGEIEKRLRAAYNDEEVYNPSTKKCYGYTFTVDDKGFVEIDSLFVPMLMTAMRYFKHDKNIEKVHEDNFEKFKFECEEVLGGNPLDASKIQKMDELYCKYFEKFKTEFLNGFQHTVKVKFVRPNDVDQELNSFYLTDIESARENPNETLKQYITGTKENQKTNIDENRKLIEYYLQPKFYPDGRWPSLVEHRLSLMQQVAVNHITHDNKLISSVNGPPGTGKTTLLKDLFAHHIVERAKTFAELSHPKEAFKAQKIHETDQHPTHFLKEVHAQFKMVVASSNNGAVENISKDLPKISEVIRNEVKTKYPQYETEYQLLAKELEIFKGIASHLINEEAWGIFSGVLGKKRNIDKVMDQMLGDDKALNHILIREEAQSDVLKNWKEAKKSFNDTLKRIQKIKLEIKNGYEKYQDYSHSIAKMEQFKNQVQKLKQTLEHMENSNKLECDIASMSKEIQFINKQIEDIDEYERTIQPSSSLKEKLKKWVVGSNDNEDTSKYSAQKAALIERKIDLNHQKHELQKDVDHRKKEEANILKEMKGLEANIEKLNARIVDYEDAKTTHNGLMYPDEKFWKDSNEAYCFRQESVLFTSDELQFQRGLLFLKAMVLHKYILIGNAKSIQSGLYDFKRRYEYLKSAPIKVKNAWNIIHLIFPVISTTFASFSTLYTNMSKDFIDYLYIDEAGQAVPQAAVGALHRSRHVVAVGDPLQIEPVVTLERHLIDLVRNAYNVPERLVSIDASVQTIADYANNYGYWKGQGDEKQWIGMPLWVHRRCLNPMFTISNSVAYENKMVLPQYVKNSEIKGKTGEVTWLNVTGNAKQKQFVEEQGKAVLELLKGDWLHAQKNGDIAPNVFVISPFTAIKTEISRLARKQLKSFETSEVDINDWVKASIGTVHTFQGKEADKVYFVTGTDHKQNGAIQWSCSKPNLINVAVTRAKKEFVIIGDEKRISKLKYYNIIKRNLSKCESQC; encoded by the coding sequence ATGGGTGATCTAGTTAAAAATACATTGTCAGCATGGGGATTAATTGAAACCCTACAGCCAGGTGAATTAAGTGATTTGAAAGGCATTTTGAGTGCACATTTATTTGAAAATAATGAGAGTCAGGAAAAAGGGCGTGAATTTGAAAACTTTTATCCTATTTGGGAGAATAGAGCGTTTGTTTTAAAAAAAGAAAGTAGAAATAAAGGCGCAATCAAATTTCAAATGTATCGCTTTTGTTTTAACTTTGGTGAGATAGAAAAACGTCTTAGAGCAGCATACAATGATGAAGAAGTTTATAATCCAAGCACTAAAAAATGTTACGGTTATACATTTACAGTGGATGATAAAGGATTTGTCGAGATAGACTCACTTTTTGTTCCTATGCTCATGACAGCTATGCGTTATTTTAAACACGATAAAAATATTGAAAAAGTACATGAGGATAATTTTGAGAAATTTAAATTTGAATGTGAAGAAGTATTAGGGGGTAATCCGCTAGACGCTTCAAAAATTCAAAAAATGGATGAATTGTATTGTAAGTACTTTGAAAAGTTCAAAACAGAGTTTCTAAATGGTTTTCAGCATACTGTTAAAGTGAAATTTGTTAGACCTAATGATGTAGATCAAGAATTAAATAGCTTTTATCTTACGGATATAGAGTCTGCAAGAGAAAATCCAAATGAGACGTTAAAGCAATATATTACTGGAACAAAAGAGAATCAAAAAACAAATATAGATGAAAATAGAAAATTAATTGAGTATTATTTACAACCAAAATTTTACCCAGATGGTCGGTGGCCTTCTTTAGTTGAGCATCGTCTTTCTTTAATGCAACAAGTAGCAGTAAATCATATTACACATGATAATAAATTAATCAGTTCTGTAAATGGACCGCCGGGTACTGGAAAGACAACTTTGTTAAAAGATTTATTTGCACACCATATCGTAGAACGCGCTAAAACATTTGCTGAATTATCACATCCCAAAGAAGCGTTTAAAGCTCAAAAAATTCATGAAACCGATCAACATCCGACGCATTTTTTAAAAGAGGTACATGCGCAATTTAAAATGGTAGTAGCTTCAAGTAATAATGGGGCGGTTGAAAACATATCAAAAGATTTGCCTAAAATTTCAGAAGTTATTAGAAATGAAGTAAAAACCAAGTATCCGCAATATGAAACGGAATATCAACTTTTAGCGAAAGAACTTGAAATATTTAAAGGTATAGCAAGTCATTTAATCAATGAAGAGGCTTGGGGTATTTTTTCAGGAGTTTTAGGTAAAAAGCGTAATATTGATAAAGTGATGGATCAAATGCTAGGTGATGATAAAGCATTGAATCATATACTCATTCGTGAAGAAGCACAATCAGACGTCCTTAAAAATTGGAAAGAGGCTAAAAAGTCATTTAATGACACGTTAAAAAGAATCCAAAAAATCAAACTTGAAATAAAGAACGGTTATGAAAAGTATCAAGACTATAGTCATAGCATTGCAAAGATGGAGCAGTTTAAAAACCAAGTACAAAAGTTAAAGCAAACATTGGAGCATATGGAAAATAGTAATAAACTTGAATGTGACATAGCTTCGATGAGCAAAGAAATACAGTTTATCAACAAGCAAATTGAAGATATCGACGAATATGAACGAACGATACAACCTTCTAGCTCATTAAAAGAAAAATTAAAAAAGTGGGTAGTGGGTAGTAATGACAACGAAGACACTTCAAAATATAGCGCTCAAAAAGCAGCATTAATTGAGCGCAAAATTGATTTGAATCACCAAAAGCATGAACTTCAAAAAGATGTAGATCATCGTAAAAAAGAAGAAGCAAATATTTTGAAGGAAATGAAAGGTCTCGAAGCAAATATTGAAAAGTTGAATGCACGTATTGTAGATTATGAAGACGCCAAAACTACACATAATGGTTTAATGTATCCAGATGAAAAGTTTTGGAAAGATAGTAATGAAGCTTATTGTTTTCGACAAGAATCGGTTTTATTCACATCTGATGAACTTCAATTTCAAAGAGGCTTACTTTTCTTGAAAGCAATGGTATTACATAAATATATATTAATTGGTAATGCAAAATCTATTCAATCTGGTTTGTATGATTTTAAAAGACGATATGAGTATTTAAAGTCAGCACCAATAAAAGTTAAAAATGCTTGGAATATCATTCATCTCATTTTCCCAGTAATAAGTACGACATTCGCTAGTTTTAGTACGCTTTATACGAATATGAGTAAAGATTTTATAGACTATCTTTATATTGATGAAGCGGGTCAAGCGGTTCCTCAAGCAGCAGTAGGTGCCCTACACAGATCGCGTCATGTGGTAGCAGTAGGAGATCCGCTTCAAATTGAGCCAGTAGTCACGCTTGAACGTCATTTAATCGATCTTGTGAGAAATGCATATAATGTTCCAGAAAGACTAGTGAGCATAGATGCCTCTGTTCAAACGATAGCAGACTATGCCAATAATTATGGGTATTGGAAAGGACAAGGAGATGAAAAACAATGGATTGGTATGCCTTTATGGGTGCATAGGCGTTGCTTGAATCCAATGTTTACAATTAGTAATAGCGTCGCTTATGAAAATAAGATGGTTTTACCGCAGTACGTGAAAAATAGCGAAATAAAAGGTAAAACTGGAGAAGTGACGTGGCTAAATGTTACAGGTAATGCTAAACAAAAACAATTTGTTGAAGAGCAAGGAAAAGCAGTGTTGGAGTTACTCAAAGGAGACTGGTTACATGCTCAAAAAAATGGTGACATCGCACCTAATGTGTTTGTAATTTCTCCTTTCACAGCCATTAAAACTGAAATAAGCCGTTTGGCAAGGAAACAATTGAAGTCATTTGAAACTTCTGAAGTTGATATTAATGATTGGGTTAAAGCATCTATAGGCACGGTTCATACATTCCAAGGTAAGGAAGCGGATAAAGTTTATTTTGTTACAGGAACAGACCACAAGCAAAATGGTGCGATCCAATGGTCTTGTAGTAAGCCTAATTTAATTAATGTTGCTGTAACAAGAGCAAAAAAAGAATTTGTAATTATAGGTGATGAAAAACGAATCAGTAAATTAAAGTATTACAATATTATCAAACGTAACCTAAGCAAATGCGAATCTCAATGCTAA
- a CDS encoding GNAT family N-acetyltransferase, with protein MEIVDAQTLNSTDRQAFFMHYCGSDRMVVTSGDFKLSQLYGYAAQENGRILGLITYEIYDDYLEIISLDCATQNKGIGTALVNGIVHSAKQLNKSEIKVITTNDNINAVRFYQKRGFRFSKIIPNAVAQARVLKPTIPEVAENGIPIMDEIVFSKSVTDTIS; from the coding sequence ATGGAAATTGTTGATGCGCAAACATTAAACTCAACGGACAGACAAGCATTTTTTATGCATTATTGTGGTAGCGATAGAATGGTGGTTACTTCGGGTGATTTTAAATTATCTCAATTATATGGCTATGCTGCTCAAGAAAACGGACGAATCCTTGGACTAATCACTTATGAAATTTATGATGACTACCTTGAAATTATTTCTTTAGATTGTGCGACTCAAAATAAAGGGATTGGTACAGCACTTGTTAACGGTATCGTACATAGTGCTAAACAATTAAATAAGAGCGAAATTAAGGTCATTACTACCAATGATAATATAAATGCGGTGCGATTTTATCAAAAGCGCGGTTTCAGATTCTCTAAAATTATTCCAAATGCTGTAGCACAGGCAAGAGTACTTAAGCCAACTATTCCAGAGGTTGCGGAAAATGGCATTCCGATTATGGATGAAATTGTATTTTCTAAAAGTGTGACCGATACTATATCTTGA
- a CDS encoding betaine/proline/choline family ABC transporter ATP-binding protein (Members of the family are the ATP-binding subunit of ABC transporters for substrates such as betaine, L-proline or other amino acids, choline, carnitine, etc. The substrate specificity is best determined from the substrate-binding subunit, rather than this subunit, as it interacts with the permease subunit and not with substrate directly.), translating to MLSIKNLSKVYAGSKKAVDNMNIEIQQGEFVAFIGTSGSGKTTALRMINRMIEATEGQIMINGKDVRQMNPVELRRSIGYVIQQIGLMPHMTVRENIVLVPKLLKWSQEKKDEKARELIKLVDLPEAYLDRYPSELSGGQQQRIGVVRALAAEQDIILMDEPFGALDPITRDTLQDLVKKLQKQLGKTFIFVTHDMDEAIKLADKICIMSHGRVIQYDTPDNILRNPANDFVRDFIGQNRLIQDRPNVRTVEDAMIKPITITADQSLNDAVQLMREKRIDTLFVVNHQNKLLGFLDIEDINQGLRARAELIDVIQREVYTVPYDSKLQDSVRTILKRNVRNVPVLDEAHHIVGLITRANLVDIVYDSIWGEPETDSGEKQATTTETAGVDRA from the coding sequence ATGTTAAGTATTAAAAACTTATCAAAAGTCTATGCTGGGAGTAAGAAAGCTGTAGACAATATGAATATTGAGATTCAGCAAGGGGAGTTCGTAGCGTTTATTGGTACGAGCGGTAGCGGTAAAACAACCGCATTACGAATGATCAACCGGATGATTGAGGCAACGGAAGGCCAGATTATGATTAACGGTAAAGATGTACGTCAAATGAATCCTGTAGAGTTGCGTCGTAGTATCGGTTATGTGATACAACAGATAGGGCTAATGCCTCATATGACGGTAAGAGAAAATATTGTGCTTGTGCCAAAACTATTAAAATGGTCTCAAGAAAAGAAAGATGAAAAGGCGCGTGAACTTATTAAACTTGTTGATTTACCAGAAGCGTATTTAGATCGCTATCCTTCTGAATTGTCTGGAGGTCAGCAACAACGTATTGGTGTAGTGAGAGCACTTGCGGCTGAACAAGATATCATTTTGATGGACGAACCTTTTGGCGCATTAGACCCTATAACACGTGATACATTACAGGATTTAGTGAAAAAGCTACAAAAACAATTAGGGAAAACTTTTATATTTGTGACACATGACATGGATGAAGCGATCAAACTTGCTGATAAAATTTGTATTATGTCTCATGGTCGAGTGATTCAATACGATACACCAGATAATATTTTACGAAATCCTGCGAATGATTTTGTGCGTGATTTCATCGGGCAAAATCGCCTCATTCAAGACCGACCAAATGTGCGTACAGTTGAAGATGCGATGATTAAACCAATTACGATTACGGCCGATCAATCATTAAACGATGCGGTTCAATTGATGAGAGAGAAGCGTATTGACACATTGTTTGTAGTGAATCATCAAAATAAATTGTTAGGCTTTCTTGATATTGAAGATATTAATCAAGGTTTACGTGCACGTGCCGAACTTATCGATGTGATTCAGAGAGAGGTTTACACCGTCCCTTATGATAGTAAACTTCAAGATTCTGTGCGTACGATTTTAAAACGAAATGTACGAAATGTGCCTGTGTTAGATGAAGCACATCATATTGTGGGATTGATTACTCGAGCTAATCTTGTCGATATTGTATATGACAGTATATGGGGCGAACCAGAAACTGACAGTGGTGAAAAGCAAGCTACCACAACTGAAACGGCTGGAGTTGATCGCGCATGA
- a CDS encoding NAD-dependent protein deacylase yields the protein MSQQIKQLKQIVDSANKITFFTGAGISVASGIPDFRSVGGLNEKIAENGYSPEYMLSSDYLNADPEGFMRFCYQYLLFADKAPNVVHQWIAQLEKEGRALGVVTQNIDGLHSDAGSENVDELHGTLNRFYCINCNAQYTKSYVLTHQLHHCEHCAGTIRPDIVLYGEMLNQATTLNALHKITASDTLIVLGSSLVVQPAAGLISNFNRGQLIIINQDPTPYDYQADLVIHDDMTHVINALNAVE from the coding sequence ATGAGTCAACAAATTAAACAATTGAAGCAAATAGTAGACAGCGCCAATAAAATCACTTTTTTTACTGGTGCGGGGATTTCTGTCGCAAGTGGTATTCCAGATTTTCGTTCAGTTGGGGGATTAAATGAGAAGATTGCAGAAAACGGCTATTCTCCTGAATATATGTTGAGTTCTGATTATTTGAATGCAGATCCTGAAGGTTTTATGCGTTTTTGTTATCAATATTTGTTGTTTGCAGACAAAGCGCCAAATGTTGTACATCAATGGATTGCACAACTTGAAAAAGAGGGACGTGCTTTAGGGGTGGTGACTCAAAATATTGATGGTTTGCATTCTGATGCGGGAAGCGAAAATGTAGACGAACTTCACGGTACGTTAAATCGCTTTTATTGTATCAATTGTAATGCGCAGTACACAAAATCGTATGTTTTAACGCATCAACTTCATCATTGTGAACATTGTGCAGGCACAATTCGCCCAGACATCGTATTGTACGGTGAAATGTTAAATCAAGCTACGACTTTAAATGCACTCCATAAAATCACTGCCTCGGACACGTTGATCGTATTAGGATCCTCTCTCGTCGTCCAACCTGCTGCAGGGCTCATTTCAAACTTTAATCGTGGTCAGTTAATTATTATCAATCAAGATCCGACGCCTTACGATTATCAAGCCGATTTAGTTATTCATGATGATATGACGCATGTCATCAATGCATTAAATGCCGTAGAATGA
- a CDS encoding DUF3169 family protein has protein sequence MKVVRFLVMVLVGGLIGGLIGLLFSYTDHLKLFTQFKMTDPSTIHMIGILFLIIIVALLIWAFYTQKKVLKQKRLLDSNIEDEATDNIERKAALYFLNVSFLMFTSYVVVFLLFFIYVLGNVPSIYVFYPVSGFLLASLFSIPYGFFVRKYDSRYPKQGEKEYTEKTLSIMDEGERHITLVSMYKVYHINISLLIISIIILGIYSLGSNNNQTLALFVLIVLFIYNVFGYLLKVRKHYL, from the coding sequence ATGAAAGTAGTTAGGTTTTTAGTGATGGTACTTGTAGGTGGCCTCATTGGTGGTTTAATAGGATTATTATTCAGCTATACAGACCATTTGAAGCTTTTTACACAATTTAAAATGACGGATCCATCAACTATTCATATGATTGGTATTCTGTTTTTAATCATTATTGTGGCTTTATTAATATGGGCATTTTACACACAAAAAAAGGTGTTAAAACAAAAAAGGCTATTAGATAGTAATATAGAGGATGAAGCCACTGATAATATAGAGAGAAAAGCCGCATTATACTTTTTAAATGTGTCGTTTCTAATGTTTACATCTTATGTCGTTGTGTTCCTCTTATTCTTTATTTATGTATTAGGAAATGTGCCAAGTATATATGTTTTTTATCCAGTTTCAGGGTTTTTATTGGCATCTCTGTTCTCAATTCCGTATGGATTTTTTGTTAGAAAATACGATTCGCGTTATCCTAAACAAGGAGAAAAAGAATACACCGAAAAAACATTGTCTATCATGGATGAAGGGGAACGCCATATCACGCTCGTTTCAATGTATAAGGTTTATCATATTAATATCTCCTTACTTATCATTTCAATTATTATTTTGGGAATATATTCATTAGGCAGTAACAACAACCAAACGTTAGCATTGTTTGTTTTAATTGTGCTCTTTATATACAATGTCTTCGGATATTTGTTGAAAGTACGTAAGCACTACTTGTAG
- a CDS encoding GntR family transcriptional regulator: protein MLKYEEIAHKISNLLENEVYSAGDRLPNIEHLKTEYHVSKSTVIKALEILEKNGYIYQSRGSGIFVRSPKREGYINLFTSNGFTEDLKNHEITSRVIEVCEIAKPDAVVRKQLHLTEEEAVYYVKRIRYIDQAVLCIEEAYFSRKLVPYMSGEIAKGSIFKYIEENLKINIGYSDIYFHVDTLNEEEAAILNQSSGAPTLRYEQVFYTKTGVPFDYSQIVFEKTNAKFYIPSIK from the coding sequence ATGTTAAAGTATGAAGAAATTGCTCATAAAATAAGTAACTTACTGGAGAACGAGGTTTACAGCGCTGGAGACCGTCTACCTAATATTGAACATTTAAAAACGGAATATCATGTGAGTAAAAGTACAGTTATTAAAGCGCTCGAAATATTAGAAAAGAATGGCTATATTTATCAATCTAGAGGCAGTGGTATTTTTGTTAGAAGTCCTAAGAGAGAAGGATACATCAATTTATTTACTAGTAATGGCTTTACAGAGGATTTAAAAAATCATGAGATTACGAGTCGTGTAATTGAAGTGTGTGAAATTGCAAAACCAGATGCTGTGGTACGCAAACAATTACATTTAACTGAAGAGGAAGCAGTATATTATGTGAAAAGAATACGCTATATTGATCAAGCGGTTTTATGTATAGAAGAAGCGTATTTTAGCCGAAAATTGGTGCCTTATATGAGTGGAGAAATTGCGAAAGGCTCTATATTTAAATATATAGAAGAAAACTTAAAAATAAATATCGGATATTCTGATATTTATTTTCACGTTGACACATTAAATGAGGAAGAAGCGGCAATACTAAATCAAAGCAGTGGAGCGCCTACTCTAAGATACGAACAAGTATTTTATACAAAAACAGGGGTTCCATTTGATTACAGTCAAATTGTTTTCGAAAAAACGAACGCTAAATTTTACATTCCGTCGATTAAGTAA
- a CDS encoding TetR/AcrR family transcriptional regulator has translation MARKSKRVQILEAAAQIVFERGVDALTLDAVGKQAGVSKGGLLYHFKTKDGLIEALVHYANQLYQHNVQKALEPALSQGQYLNALIEATREHRAENAPITSGLLAAHGTNKDHLAPLKDTYAHWQHTIVNEGVDPVDATIIRLAVDGLWLSEIFEFSAIDEEMREAVLNRLKMYTQQPK, from the coding sequence TTGGCAAGGAAATCTAAGCGAGTTCAAATTTTAGAAGCAGCAGCCCAAATTGTTTTTGAGCGTGGTGTGGATGCGTTAACGCTTGATGCAGTGGGAAAGCAAGCAGGTGTGAGTAAAGGTGGATTATTGTATCATTTCAAAACGAAAGACGGCTTAATTGAAGCATTGGTGCACTATGCGAATCAGTTGTACCAACATAACGTTCAAAAAGCATTAGAGCCGGCACTGTCACAAGGACAATATTTAAATGCTTTAATAGAAGCAACGCGTGAACATCGTGCTGAAAATGCGCCGATTACGTCTGGATTGTTGGCTGCACATGGGACAAACAAAGATCACTTAGCGCCTTTAAAAGACACATATGCACATTGGCAACATACGATTGTGAATGAAGGTGTAGATCCAGTTGATGCAACGATTATTCGTTTAGCAGTTGATGGGCTATGGCTCTCTGAAATCTTTGAATTTAGCGCAATTGATGAAGAAATGCGCGAGGCTGTACTCAATCGTTTAAAAATGTACACACAACAACCAAAATAA
- a CDS encoding alpha/beta hydrolase has product MKKMKIWMSSLIIVVIMVGTGGMAFAQKQGKSNETAHTNFINAHTPTLFLHGTQGTLNSLSYLIDQAEDKGVTKDVIIAHVAKDGTVNLEGNMSEDAINPIIQIELEDNENMDLNQNAKWIKHVLTTLQNKYHIQSFNFVGHSMGNTSFAQYMLNYGNDTSLPQLKKQVNISGPYNGVLGMNESINEIEVDEQGKPSRMIPPYQGFLKLKEVYKGKNIEVLNMYGDILDDTHSDGVVSVSSSKSLKYLLGDSPKSYKEIKYEGDNAQHSAIHDNPDVANDLISFLWDT; this is encoded by the coding sequence GTGAAAAAAATGAAAATTTGGATGAGTAGTTTAATTATCGTGGTCATAATGGTTGGCACTGGTGGCATGGCATTCGCTCAAAAGCAAGGTAAAAGTAACGAAACAGCACATACGAATTTTATTAATGCGCATACACCGACGTTATTTTTACACGGAACACAAGGAACGTTAAATTCATTAAGTTATTTAATTGATCAGGCCGAAGATAAAGGCGTAACCAAAGACGTCATCATCGCACATGTCGCAAAGGATGGCACGGTTAATCTAGAGGGCAACATGTCTGAAGATGCAATAAATCCCATCATTCAAATAGAATTAGAAGATAATGAAAATATGGATTTAAATCAAAATGCCAAATGGATAAAGCATGTGTTAACGACACTTCAAAATAAATATCATATTCAATCGTTTAATTTTGTAGGTCATTCTATGGGAAATACATCTTTTGCACAATATATGTTAAATTACGGCAATGATACATCTTTGCCGCAGTTGAAAAAGCAAGTGAATATCTCTGGTCCCTATAATGGTGTTTTAGGGATGAACGAAAGTATCAATGAAATAGAAGTGGATGAACAAGGTAAGCCGAGTCGTATGATTCCTCCATATCAAGGATTTCTTAAACTGAAAGAAGTGTATAAAGGTAAAAATATCGAAGTTTTAAATATGTATGGAGACATTTTAGATGACACCCATTCTGATGGCGTCGTTTCAGTAAGTTCATCAAAATCTTTAAAATATTTACTTGGAGATAGCCCAAAAAGTTATAAAGAAATCAAATATGAAGGCGATAACGCCCAACATAGCGCAATTCACGATAATCCAGATGTCGCCAATGACCTCATTTCTTTTTTATGGGATACATAA
- a CDS encoding 6-phospho-beta-glucosidase has translation MAQLPKHFLWGGALAANQFEGGYNQGGKGLSVIDVMTAGTHHQPRQITQNIDSNHYYPNHEGIDFYHRYQEDIALFADMHLKCLRTSIAWTRIFPNGDEATPNEEGLRFYDNVIDELLKHHIEPVITLSHFEMPLHLAQHYGGFRNRKVVEAFVKFAEVVFKRYKNKVKYWVTFNEINNQMDTHNPIFLWTNAGVLLEAHENHEEVLYQVAHHQLIASALAVKVGKTINPEFKIGNMISHIPIYPYSCHPKDIMEAEINNRLRFFFPDVQVRGYYPNYAKKMFTKKHIDIGWLEGDEAILAQGTVDFIGFSYYMSTTVKHANTTRNAYNKIYGSLPTSIDNPYVEKSDWGWAIDPIGLRYTLNTLYNRYQIPLFIVENGLGAIDELDENGDIHDDYRIDYLKQHIEATIQAVDDDGVEVMGYTPWGIIDSVSFTTGEMKKRYGLIHVDRDNSGHGTLKRTKKKSFYWYKNVIDSNGENLG, from the coding sequence ATGGCTCAACTACCGAAGCACTTTTTATGGGGCGGCGCTCTCGCTGCGAATCAATTTGAAGGCGGATATAATCAAGGAGGAAAAGGGCTAAGTGTCATTGATGTGATGACTGCGGGTACACATCACCAACCTAGACAAATCACGCAAAACATTGATAGCAACCATTATTATCCGAACCATGAAGGTATTGATTTTTATCATCGCTATCAAGAAGACATCGCATTGTTTGCGGATATGCATTTGAAATGTCTTCGTACATCCATAGCATGGACACGTATTTTCCCTAACGGAGATGAAGCAACGCCTAATGAAGAAGGGCTTCGTTTTTATGACAATGTAATCGATGAACTCCTCAAACATCATATTGAACCAGTCATCACATTATCTCACTTCGAAATGCCACTGCATCTCGCGCAACATTACGGCGGATTTAGAAATAGAAAAGTGGTAGAAGCTTTTGTGAAATTTGCAGAAGTTGTTTTTAAGAGGTACAAAAATAAAGTTAAATATTGGGTGACATTTAATGAAATCAACAATCAAATGGATACGCACAATCCTATTTTTCTTTGGACAAATGCTGGGGTCTTACTAGAAGCACATGAAAATCATGAAGAAGTGCTGTATCAAGTTGCACATCATCAATTAATCGCAAGTGCGTTAGCAGTCAAAGTAGGAAAAACCATCAATCCAGAATTTAAAATAGGAAATATGATTTCTCACATTCCTATTTATCCGTATTCTTGTCATCCTAAAGATATTATGGAAGCTGAAATCAATAATCGACTTCGATTCTTTTTCCCAGATGTTCAAGTTAGAGGCTACTATCCCAATTATGCGAAAAAGATGTTTACAAAGAAACATATTGATATTGGTTGGCTTGAAGGCGATGAAGCAATATTGGCACAGGGCACTGTAGATTTTATTGGCTTTAGTTATTACATGTCTACTACTGTCAAACATGCCAATACAACACGAAATGCATACAATAAAATATATGGAAGCTTACCGACTTCTATAGACAATCCGTATGTTGAAAAAAGTGACTGGGGTTGGGCTATTGATCCTATAGGCCTACGTTATACACTTAATACACTTTACAATCGTTACCAAATCCCATTATTTATTGTAGAAAATGGGTTAGGTGCTATAGATGAATTGGATGAAAATGGTGACATACATGACGATTACCGTATCGACTATTTAAAACAGCATATTGAGGCAACCATCCAAGCAGTTGACGACGACGGTGTAGAAGTCATGGGATACACCCCTTGGGGAATTATCGATAGCGTCTCTTTTACTACAGGAGAAATGAAAAAGCGCTACGGCCTCATTCATGTCGACCGTGACAATTCTGGCCACGGTACGTTAAAACGCACTAAGAAAAAATCTTTTTACTGGTATAAAAATGTCATTGATTCTAATGGTGAAAATTTAGGCTAA
- a CDS encoding helix-turn-helix transcriptional regulator, with the protein MRNRLKELRARDGYNQTQLAKKAGISRQTVSLIERNEFTPSIRTAVCIARVFNETVESVFIIEEEDL; encoded by the coding sequence ATGCGAAATCGACTTAAAGAATTGCGCGCGCGTGATGGTTATAATCAGACACAACTTGCGAAAAAAGCTGGGATTTCTAGACAAACGGTTTCTTTAATAGAACGTAATGAGTTTACACCGTCAATTAGAACAGCGGTATGTATCGCGCGTGTATTCAATGAAACGGTGGAAAGTGTTTTTATTATTGAGGAGGAGGATTTATGA